The following coding sequences lie in one Pseudomonadota bacterium genomic window:
- a CDS encoding reverse transcriptase domain-containing protein, whose translation MGTSNSFHDQFFSPQEIRATGARLWPRWLSQARYGSHAPDRMGLTLSQFLRCSDQLINFAVNAIKNGNYSPVPATMTVMMADKLRPFMKLAWLDRWVISHLARIYAVHAEQSFSPQLFSFRKGMGQHHAIKQLANFIASKKGCSVFRTDIDAFGENLVHHHCQSDFEQITQPSECLRLLFQLMARFPFIEQSRAASLIKGLPMGSHLQLVAENVYLDGLDKRLTAIELGFYARFGDDIVFAHDSPNVVREISNDVCVFANDRGLTLNSKKTLKLSLLPPHLVGGLLFKTDQNVRATNVLYLGKSLDWKGGVLLPREKARVVFHFFSTRLRGLLAGTEHLQGLNERIKFLCVELQRLVNGALALGCEPVCSYLKEIEQLEQLKQLDRRFLELVLSLGVSKNFKKGYFRAYPPKRLRSFGLESLVHLRNTGRL comes from the coding sequence ATGGGTACTAGTAACTCCTTCCATGATCAGTTTTTCTCGCCGCAAGAGATCCGAGCTACTGGGGCGCGGCTGTGGCCTAGGTGGTTGTCGCAAGCTAGGTACGGTAGCCATGCTCCTGACCGGATGGGGCTTACTCTTTCACAGTTTTTGCGCTGCAGCGATCAGCTGATTAATTTTGCAGTCAACGCCATCAAGAACGGAAATTACTCCCCCGTACCAGCTACCATGACAGTGATGATGGCAGATAAGCTTCGGCCGTTCATGAAGCTTGCTTGGCTTGATCGTTGGGTAATTAGTCACTTGGCACGGATCTACGCAGTACATGCTGAACAAAGTTTTAGCCCTCAACTGTTTAGTTTTCGTAAAGGGATGGGGCAGCACCACGCAATTAAACAGCTTGCTAATTTTATAGCATCAAAGAAAGGTTGCTCAGTTTTTCGAACTGATATCGATGCCTTCGGTGAGAACCTCGTGCATCACCACTGTCAGTCTGATTTTGAGCAGATTACGCAGCCGTCTGAGTGTTTGCGGTTGTTGTTTCAATTAATGGCGAGGTTCCCATTTATTGAACAGTCGCGCGCAGCTTCACTAATAAAGGGGCTACCAATGGGATCACATCTTCAGCTTGTGGCTGAAAACGTCTACCTAGACGGCCTTGATAAGCGGCTTACTGCAATTGAGTTGGGATTTTACGCCCGCTTTGGTGATGATATTGTTTTTGCACATGATTCACCTAATGTAGTTCGCGAAATAAGTAATGATGTGTGTGTGTTTGCAAATGATCGGGGGCTAACATTAAATAGTAAAAAGACACTCAAACTCTCACTACTTCCACCGCATTTAGTAGGTGGCCTGCTTTTTAAAACAGATCAGAATGTGCGCGCTACAAACGTGCTTTATCTCGGAAAGAGTTTGGATTGGAAAGGGGGTGTACTTCTGCCTCGAGAGAAGGCTCGCGTGGTGTTCCATTTCTTTTCTACTCGGTTACGCGGACTCCTCGCAGGAACCGAGCATCTGCAGGGCTTGAACGAGCGCATAAAATTTCTGTGCGTTGAGTTGCAGAGGCTTGTGAATGGCGCGCTTGCTCTTGGGTGTGAACCTGTCTGTAGCTACCTTAAAGAGATAGAGCAATTGGAGCAGTTAAAACAGCTAGATAGGCGGTTCTTAGAACTAGTGCTATC